In a single window of the Streptomyces sp. NBC_00094 genome:
- a CDS encoding amidohydrolase family protein, translating into MIVDCHCHAGRGDRLTGPWDDAGLGRYLARAERAGIDRTVLFPAFHRDYATANRAVARIVAARPDRFLGFAFVHADRDAGRIAGLVGTAVREYGFTGIKVHRHDAPITREVCDVARHFGLPVVYDPMGDVAVAELLAEHYPDVSFVLPHLGSFADDWHAQLALVDHLARHPNIHTDTSGVRRFDLLAEAVRRAGAEKVLFGSDGPWLHPGLELAKVRALGLRAAEEELVLSGNLLALVRGERRRRPVGAGR; encoded by the coding sequence ATGATCGTCGACTGTCACTGCCACGCGGGTCGCGGGGACCGGCTGACCGGTCCGTGGGACGACGCGGGACTCGGGCGCTACCTGGCGAGGGCGGAGCGCGCGGGCATCGACCGGACCGTGCTCTTCCCGGCGTTCCACCGCGACTACGCCACCGCCAACCGGGCCGTGGCACGGATCGTGGCGGCACGCCCCGACCGCTTCCTCGGCTTCGCGTTCGTGCACGCCGACCGTGACGCCGGGCGGATCGCCGGGCTCGTCGGGACGGCGGTGCGGGAGTACGGCTTCACCGGAATCAAGGTGCATCGGCACGATGCCCCGATCACCCGTGAAGTCTGCGATGTGGCTCGGCATTTCGGCCTGCCGGTGGTGTACGACCCGATGGGCGACGTGGCGGTGGCGGAGCTGCTCGCGGAGCACTACCCGGACGTGTCGTTCGTCCTTCCGCATCTGGGGAGCTTCGCCGACGACTGGCACGCGCAGCTCGCCCTCGTCGACCATCTCGCGCGGCACCCCAACATCCACACGGACACCTCGGGGGTGCGCCGTTTCGACCTGCTGGCCGAGGCGGTGCGGCGGGCGGGCGCGGAGAAGGTCCTGTTCGGCTCGGACGGCCCCTGGCTGCACCCGGGCCTTGAGCTGGCCAAGGTCAGGGCCCTCGGTCTCCGCGCGGCGGAGGAGGAGTTGGTGCTCTCGGGCAACCTGCTCGCGCTGGTACGGGGCGAGCGGCGGAGGCGCCCTGTCGGCGCCGGCCGATAG
- a CDS encoding triacylglycerol lipase, producing MADRRSTGSRWRLRAARVITVVGVVAAAVVAPPAASGATAATPPPYLTLEASYGTGTVTNGWERVERYLDTTTGFRTEGFPADGRGDQDGKRVTYFGGVSRPSSGRFLLYSAPGWNTGSVTTPVLLVHGANDTADRAWANPGESGGYGCGAASCPSTGLMQYLSQRGHRVFAVGFAHKQGDNLMQAQIVGDAIAAIKAKLGVAKVDLVGWSKGEMSTRAYVSSLKPSWGRAYAGDVRRLVTIGGPNGGYDYPYAHGWAHDFSIWPECGGKVNAPSPHSHMTCYGLYTAHPEFSMTPSGGQDNYPGQRQMLARWDGTYGVDGAAQDWYTTYYGGQGFSTAGSGIQAAIDAGSLIAPLHAAGVPASVTTYLLAGGSADIVGIFNENRGPSDGVVFISSALDTTGIPTVGGKATVATANHLELGWHSSAAAQVATWLS from the coding sequence ATGGCCGACAGACGGAGTACTGGGAGCCGGTGGCGGCTGCGCGCCGCCCGCGTGATCACTGTGGTGGGAGTCGTCGCGGCGGCCGTGGTGGCGCCACCCGCCGCGAGCGGCGCGACGGCCGCCACTCCGCCCCCGTACCTCACGCTCGAGGCGAGCTACGGGACAGGGACCGTCACCAACGGCTGGGAACGCGTCGAGCGCTACCTCGACACGACCACCGGATTCCGCACCGAGGGCTTCCCGGCGGACGGCCGCGGCGACCAGGACGGCAAGCGCGTCACGTACTTCGGCGGAGTCTCCCGGCCGTCCTCGGGACGGTTCCTGCTCTACTCGGCCCCCGGCTGGAACACCGGAAGTGTCACCACACCCGTGCTCCTCGTGCACGGCGCCAACGACACCGCGGACCGCGCCTGGGCCAACCCCGGGGAATCGGGCGGGTACGGCTGCGGCGCTGCCTCCTGCCCGTCCACCGGACTCATGCAGTACCTCTCCCAGCGCGGCCACCGCGTGTTCGCCGTCGGCTTCGCGCACAAGCAGGGCGACAACCTGATGCAGGCGCAGATCGTCGGCGACGCGATCGCCGCCATCAAGGCGAAGCTGGGCGTCGCCAAGGTGGACCTCGTCGGCTGGAGCAAGGGCGAGATGTCGACCCGCGCGTACGTGTCGTCGCTGAAGCCGAGCTGGGGACGGGCGTACGCCGGTGACGTGCGCCGGCTCGTCACCATCGGCGGCCCGAACGGCGGCTACGACTACCCGTACGCCCACGGCTGGGCCCACGACTTCTCCATCTGGCCCGAATGCGGAGGCAAGGTCAACGCGCCCTCGCCGCACTCCCACATGACCTGCTACGGCCTGTACACCGCACACCCCGAGTTCTCGATGACCCCCTCCGGCGGACAGGACAACTACCCCGGCCAGCGCCAGATGCTGGCCCGCTGGGACGGGACGTACGGAGTCGACGGCGCCGCCCAGGACTGGTACACGACCTACTACGGCGGCCAGGGCTTCTCCACCGCGGGCAGCGGCATCCAGGCCGCCATCGACGCCGGATCCCTGATCGCCCCGCTGCACGCCGCCGGGGTGCCCGCCTCCGTCACCACCTACCTGCTGGCCGGCGGATCCGCCGACATCGTCGGCATCTTCAACGAGAACCGCGGACCCAGCGACGGCGTCGTCTTCATCTCCAGCGCGCTCGACACCACGGGCATCCCCACCGTCGGCGGCAAGGCCACCGTCGCCACCGCCAACCACCTCGAACTCGGCTGGCACAGCTCGGCCGCCGCCCAGGTCGCCACCTGGCTCTCCTGA
- a CDS encoding extensin family protein — MSYETLSSAGSSAGPLVGEFERGTGFSPWELVRVVSAVAQGTRDENALTSLLFHQRHPERAGAVIRRDERGAAAEWLAIRDTVVRPLLGGGRAPAPAGRPSRRKPCAPGAPPATPLTPRPTRSCAAPGGVARVNCKRPGTMACPAVTGLLCAEAVDGVPFHYPECVRTVPGSGPLLVVARRQWRREQRFTGPFQDTLSTFLRNMRGFGMPVEAILTVGSHYCRCVERDDPAKPDILSNHSYGDALDIAGVRWPEVGGPPSAVRDTIVDNWTDPGQRVLLRRIDACLRLSFATVIDYYRDDHRDHFHCDTNRGQASNPLTTVRLGFTREALRAVGHPVTPTGHPDADALRALAAFSGVPVASLKGAELQRVLRALFTRVAAGR, encoded by the coding sequence ATGTCGTACGAGACGCTCTCCTCCGCCGGCTCCTCCGCCGGTCCTCTCGTCGGGGAGTTCGAGCGCGGCACCGGGTTCAGCCCCTGGGAGCTGGTCCGGGTGGTGAGCGCGGTCGCCCAGGGCACGCGGGACGAGAACGCGCTCACGAGCCTCCTCTTCCACCAGCGGCATCCGGAGCGCGCCGGGGCGGTGATCCGGCGGGACGAACGCGGGGCCGCGGCGGAGTGGCTGGCGATCCGGGACACGGTGGTGCGGCCCCTGCTCGGGGGCGGGCGGGCTCCGGCGCCCGCCGGCCGCCCGTCCCGCCGCAAGCCCTGCGCTCCCGGCGCACCGCCCGCCACCCCCCTCACCCCGCGCCCCACGAGGTCGTGCGCGGCGCCGGGCGGGGTGGCACGGGTGAACTGCAAGCGGCCCGGGACGATGGCGTGCCCGGCCGTCACCGGGCTGCTGTGCGCGGAGGCCGTGGACGGGGTCCCGTTCCACTACCCCGAGTGTGTCCGGACCGTCCCCGGCAGCGGGCCGCTCCTCGTCGTCGCCCGTCGTCAGTGGCGGCGCGAGCAGCGCTTCACGGGTCCCTTCCAGGACACGCTGAGCACGTTCCTGCGGAACATGCGGGGCTTCGGTATGCCCGTCGAGGCCATCCTCACGGTGGGCTCGCACTACTGCCGCTGCGTGGAGCGCGACGATCCCGCGAAGCCGGACATCCTGAGCAACCACTCCTACGGGGACGCGCTGGACATCGCCGGGGTGCGGTGGCCGGAGGTCGGCGGGCCGCCGAGCGCGGTGCGCGACACCATCGTGGACAACTGGACCGACCCGGGGCAGCGGGTGCTGCTGCGCCGGATCGACGCCTGTCTGCGGCTCTCCTTCGCGACGGTGATCGACTACTACCGCGACGACCACCGCGACCACTTCCATTGCGACACCAACCGAGGTCAGGCCAGCAACCCGCTGACGACGGTGCGGCTCGGCTTCACCCGGGAGGCGTTGCGGGCCGTCGGCCATCCGGTCACCCCCACGGGGCATCCGGACGCCGACGCGCTCCGGGCACTCGCCGCGTTCTCCGGGGTCCCGGTGGCCTCGCTGAAGGGCGCCGAGCTCCAGCGGGTGCTGCGGGCGCTGTTCACGCGGGTGGCGGCGGGACGCTAG